Proteins encoded within one genomic window of Episyrphus balteatus chromosome 1, idEpiBalt1.1, whole genome shotgun sequence:
- the LOC129906735 gene encoding uncharacterized protein LOC129906735, with translation MSVLRTMVLLAIGATVALAQRRLALPDPRSCANRVRHATYRDARGVAHSYFFSWEHAPTRSLEVDWLDARNICRRHCMDAVSLETPQENEFIKQRIARGNVRYIWTSGRKCNFAGCDRPDLQPPNENGWFWSGSGAKIGPTSQRNTGDWSQTGGYNQPQPDNREAAQGNDESCLSILNNFYNDGLKWHDVACHHLKPFVCEDSEELLNFVRSRNPGVRL, from the exons ATGTCGGTGCTACGGACAATGGTGTTGCTGGCGATCGGTGCAACGGTGGCTTTAGCCCAACGTCGACTCGCTCTACCTGATCCTCGAAGCTGTGCTAATC GAGTACGTCATGCAACATATCGTGATGCTCGAGGCGTTGCACATTCCTACTTCTTCAGTTGGGAACATGCACCAACTAGAAGTCTCGAGGTAGATTGGCTGGATGCACGAAACATTTGCCGTCGCCATTGTATGGATGCTGTATCCTTGGAAACCCCTCAAGAGAATGAATTCATCAAGCAACGCATTGCTCGTGGCAATGTCCGATACATTTGGACCTCAGGACGCAAGTGTAATTTCGCTGGCTGTGATCGTCCCGATTTGCAACCTCCAAATGAAAACGGAtggttctggtctggttctggAGCAAAGATTGGTCCAACAAGTCAAAGAAACACTGGTGACTGGTCCCAAACGGGAGGATACAATCAACCTCAACCAGATAACCGAGAAGCTGCCCAAGGTAACGATGAGTCGTGCTTgtcaattttgaataatttctaCAATGACGGACTCAAGTGGCACGATGTTGCTTGTCATCATTTGAAGCCATTTGTCTGTGAAGATTCCGAGGAGCTGTTGAACTTTGTTCGTTCACGCAATCCAGGAGTTcgtctttaa